One window of the Prinia subflava isolate CZ2003 ecotype Zambia chromosome 1, Cam_Psub_1.2, whole genome shotgun sequence genome contains the following:
- the GJD4 gene encoding gap junction delta-4 protein, with the protein MEHWDSLGFLIVTLNYNVTIVGKVWLMLVILLRMAVVVLAGYPLYQDEQERFVCNTLQPGCSNVCYDLFSPVSHFRFWLIQTVSVLLPYITFCIHVLHKAAMHIVRMHCVVHGCKRNKGLSSPKDVKELCRSAVVNRVDCGADNLSVLNFSGAYTIHLFIRTLLEVAFAAVQYFLFGFSVPDRFSCYHSPCTSAVDCYISRPTEKSIMMIFIWGVSSLSFLLSLADLVCALRRMTARNQKKVLANLCTEKECMLHLPPVQHSSSPPPQNGDGPVANSCQPSDGSCSLLSEEEEEAVLHPEGVPQQSASTNLSSSSNKCCVSADLAVKQQSTEGPLCARDQQGTPCSQVRTRLQPDFNKDTALALRPQMESPLGVSSSVVQSKLLGFYPSAELKSPDAQSNYSSTSCLRSKKSEWV; encoded by the exons ATGGAGCACTGGGACTCACTGGGATTTTTGATAGTCACACTCAATTATAACGTGACTATTGTAG GGAAGGTCTGGCTGATGCTGGTAATTCTGCTGCGGATGGCAGTGGTGGTGTTGGCTGGGTACCCCCTCTACCAAGATGAGCAGGAGCGCTTTGTCTGCAACACCCTGCAACCAGGATGCTCCAACGTCTGCTACGACTTGTTCTCTCCTGTGTCTCACTTTAGGTTCTGGCTCATTCAGACCGtgtctgtcctgctgccttATATTACGTTCTGCATTCATGTTCTGCACAAGGCAGCTATGCACATTGTGAGAATGCACTGTGTGGTGCATGGCTGCAAGAGGAACAAGGGTTTGTCAAGCCCCAAAGATGTGAAGGAGCTCTGTAGAAGTGCAGTTGTCAACAGAGTAGATTGTGGTGCAGACAACCTAAGTGTCCTGAATTTTTCAGGGGCATATACCATTCATCTTTTTATTAGGACCCTACTGGAAGTTGCCTTTGCAGCTGTGCAATACTTTCTTTTTGGATTTTCTGTTCCTGACCGCTTTTCATGCTACCACTCACCTTGCACAAGCGCTGTTGACTGTTACATCTCCCGGCCCACTGAGAAATCCATCATGATGATTTTCATCTGGGGGGTCAGCAGCCTGTCCTTCCTACTCAGCCTTGCTGATCTCGTCTGTGCTCTCCGGAGAATGACAGCAAGAAACCAAAAGAAGGTGTTGGCAAACCTCTGCACAGAGAAAGAGTGCATGTTACACCTTCCCCCAGTCCAGCACAGTAGCTCTCCTCCACCTCAAAATGGGGATGGCCCAGTAGCAAACAGCTGTCAGCCCAGTGATGGCTCCTGCTCGCTTCTCtctgaagaggaggaagaggctgTGCTTCATCCCGAAGGTGTCCCTCAGCAAAGTGCCAGCACtaacctcagcagcagcagcaataagTGCTGTGTGTCAGCAGACCTTGCTGTtaagcagcagagcacagaaggaCCCCTGTGTGCCAGGGACCAGCAAGGAACCCCCTGCAGCCAAGTGAGAACCAGACTTCAGCCAGACTTCAATAAAGACACTGCCCTGGCTTTGAGACCTCAGATGGAGTCTCCCCTTGGAGTTTCTTCCTCTGTTGTTCAGAGCAAGCTTTTAGGGTTCTACCCTTCAGCTGAGCTAAAAAGCCCTGATGCACAATCAAATTATAGCAGCACTAGCTGCCTGAGGTCAAAAAAGTCCGAATGGGTATAG